In Bos indicus isolate NIAB-ARS_2022 breed Sahiwal x Tharparkar chromosome 2, NIAB-ARS_B.indTharparkar_mat_pri_1.0, whole genome shotgun sequence, a single genomic region encodes these proteins:
- the LOC139185736 gene encoding LOW QUALITY PROTEIN: endogenous retrovirus group K member 7 Gag polyprotein-like (The sequence of the model RefSeq protein was modified relative to this genomic sequence to represent the inferred CDS: substituted 2 bases at 2 genomic stop codons), giving the protein MGQGNSRQLFVHMLKTMLKGRGIHVNKLQLEKFLLFIEEVCPWFPEEGTVSLETWKKVGKQLQTYYSLHGPNRVPMDAFSLWTLIRDCLDPEHEGHKIQTALRDSIGPEVAEPSAPPPEPLYAVPKGTACKAGGSDDVLSSDEQKELNEQAAQYHREGYALGDDGLSEEQLENLIQKIVITVKKDTQGDSHSSQPAPPTYPPSVLAGLDPPLPFIEPRELISIPASLPGENIKIKSEILLSPLQQAIKRAHEKGKHIPEFSEIYPVFENAQQQRYYEPLPFKQLKELKMACAQYGLTAPFTQAIIEALGNQNLPPNDWKQVARACLSGGDYLLXKSEFAEQCGITADINRQQGLNTTYEMMVGEGKYRDTNSQLNYLPGAYPQISAAALRAWKKLPNSDXKTKDLSKISQGPDEPYQDFVARLLETIGKMIGDEQAGMVLTKQLAYENANSACQAALRPYRKRGGLSDYIRICADIGPSYIQGITLASALQRKTVKEVLYQQQKRDKTSGRLRVPGSGFFSCGHMGHQATHCPQKQARRPAQTPNLCPRCKKGKHWAKDRRSKTDLQGKPLPPVSANWVRGQPQAPKQCYGAIQNLTKLEMLQGQNA; this is encoded by the exons ATGGGACAAGGCAATAGCCGCCAGTTATTTGTACATATGTTGAAAACTATGTTAAAAGGTAGGGGAATTCATGTAAATAAGTTACAGCTagaaaagtttttactttttatagaagAGGTTTGTCCCTGGTTTCCAgaagaaggaacagttagtctggaaacttggaaaaaagtaggaaaacaattGCAGACGTATTATTCCTTACATGGTCCCAATCGTGTTCCTAtggatgctttttctttgtggACTCTCATAAGAGACTGTCTGGATCCTGAACATGAGGGACATAAAATTCAAACGGCTCTCAGAGATTCCATAGGACCCGAAGTTGCAGAGCCTTCTGCCCCTCCGCCTGAGCCGCTTTATGCTGTGCCTAAGGGAACAGCTTGTAAGGCTGGAGGGAGTGATGATGTGTTAAGCTCTGATGAACAGAAAGAGTTAAATGAACAAGCAGCTCAGTACCATAGAGAGGGATATGCCTTGGGAGATGATG GGCTTTCTGAAGAACAGctggaaaatttaattcagaagattGTTATAACAGTAAAAAAGGATACACAGGGAGAttcccactccagccagcctgcgCCTCCAACATATCCTCCCTCGGTTCTTGCTGGACTCGATCCACCTCTGCCTTTCATAGAACCGCGAGAGCTTATATCTATCCCTGCTTCTTTGCCcggtgaaaacataaaaattaaaagtgagataTTATTATCTCCTCTTCAACAAGCGATTAAGCGAGctcatgaaaaaggaaaacatattccCGAGTTTTCAGAAATCTATCCAGTATTTGAAAATGCTCAACAGCAGAGGTATTATGAACCGCTGCCCTTTAAGCAactgaaagagttaaaaatgGCTTGTGCACAATACGGCCTGACTGCACCATTTACTCAGGCTATTATAGAGGCTTTAGGAAATCAAAATCTGCCACCTAATGATTGGAAACAGGTTGCTCGGGCTTGTTTATCTGGAGGAGATTATTTACTATGAAAATCTGAGTTTGCTGAACAGTGTGGGATCACAGCTGATATCAATCGGCAACAGGGACTGAACACCACTTATGAAATGATGGTGGGAGAGGGAAAATATCGAGACACTAATAGTCAACTTAATTATTTGCCTGGAGCCTACCCTCAGATTAGTGCTGCGGCTCTACGAGCATGGAAAAAACTTCCAAATTCTGATTAAAAGACCAAAGATTTGTCTAAAATTAGCCAGGGGCCAGATGAACCATATCAGGATTTTGTTGCCCGCCTGCTTGAGACAATTGGTAAAATGATAGGGGATGAGCAGGCGGGGATGGTGTTGACTAAACAGCTTGCTTATGAAAATGCCAATTCGGCTTGTCAAGCTGCTCTGAGACCTTACAGGAAAAGGGGAGGCTTATCTGACTATATACGGATTTGTGCTGATATTGGCCCTTCGTACATTCAAGGCATAACTTTGGCCTCGGCATTACAAAGAAAGACAGTCAAAGAAGTACTGTATCAACAACAAAAGCGGGATAAAACTAGTGGTCGGCTTCGAGTCCCTGGCTCTGGCTTCTTTTCTTGTGGCCACATGGGTCATCAGGCCACCCACTGCCCACAGAAACAGGCCCGGAGACCTGCTCAAACCCCTAACCTTTGTCCTAGGTGTAAGAAAGGCAAACACTGGGCAAAAGATCGCCGTTCTAAAACTGACTTACAGGGAAAGCCACTTCCTCCAGTCTCGGCAAACTGGGTGAggggccagccccaggccccgaAACAATGTTATGGGGCGATACAAAATCTGACCAAATTGGAGATGCTTCAAGGCCAAAACGCATAA